The genomic segment GACTGATTCCAAGACGAGCTTACTAAGAAATTACTTAAGACTAACCATAAAATCTGCAGCCCTTCTGTTAGGGCTTTGTCGCATGAGCCAGTTGTGCAGGGTCATAGCCTGTTTCTGACCTGGTCTCCACGCTTTGACCAGCAGTGGCCTTGACACCCCTTGTTAAGCAATGTCTTTTCACTGTCATCAATCTTCCTTTACTAGACACCGATGGTTACCAAGAGCAGCTGCAGAGTGACTCCCAGTTCCTGTGCTCAGATCAGAGGATGGATACTGAGCTGGTTGACAGACTTGTCCTGCAGCTCAACAGGATCTACCCGCAGATACTAAGTGACAAGGAAGCCCACAGGGTCACTGCAGCTATTTGtgttacacaaacaaaacagaagcatACTGTGCAGATGCGTGCAGTGACTCAATGCAGCCTGTGTCTCCCTGCAGTTCAGGAACCTAAGTGTGCCCACCAAGGTGCGGTTAGCAGACCTCTTGAAGCACCTGCACAGAAATGGCGAAGAGGCATGCCATGAATTCTACAGAGCCCTTCACATCCATACAGAGGACATCTACTCTAGCCTGCCCAGCAGAGTCAGAGAAAGAGGTGAAACATTGAGCTTTTCTTGGCTACAGATTCCAGATTGGAGGATAGCTGTTTCTTCTCCATAAAGTTCAATTTCACATTAATTTTACTGCAGACACAACTATTGAACCAATGTCTTTGTGGGACCTAAAGGTTCTGGTTTTACCCTTAAAGCATAAGTTTTGTGTCTgctaagctttttttttttttttttttttttttacagcactgGTTGCTTTTTCTACCATGTTAAAAAAAGTGCATCTTGTATGTTTGGTGTGATGAGGTTAGACAAATTACAGGAGCAGCTTCCAAAGTGTCCTATAAAGGTGGCTCCCCTGCTGTGTCTAGCTTTACATAGGCTTATCCTGTTTAAGATGCAAAGAGAAGCTAGTGTGCTGCCTAGACTGCTGTCCAAGTAGCCATTTAACACTTCACAGGTTGTTATTGTTAAAGTGGAATGCTGCATTTTAACCTcttttactttctgtttttagaGGTGGCAGATTCAAAATGCACTAACGACAAGACAGTTCGGCAAGAGCGATATGTGCTTAACGACAGAGGTACATATAATCATCATCACTGACAACAGAAAAAGGGGTTGTTTCTATGTAAATCATTCAAATCTTTAAAATTTAAGAATATTGAGATttcacaaactaaaaaaaacattctttgaTTTATACAATGATGTTATACGATAAATGTTGCTGTTCCTTAGTTATTCTGTAATTATTTAAGTAATTCTGCTATAgtttagaccagcggtccccaaccttttttgtgccacggaccggtttatgcccaacaatattttcacggacctgcctttaaccctagaacactatcgctgggtgattttcacccgagcaaatacatttacatgatttctctctcctgcagctgttagtgtgtcgaggagattgtgccttcaccagggaagtctcaattgtcccaggaatgggtgtatcaaagaccagctttccagcgtcatttttttttttttttaggaattttttgttcttgaattccagatttttctgtaattttggagcattacTTTAGCATCcccccatgacactttttttcattttgttagacatggcacagttggaagtaaaagctgaccactctgatttgtcatgtgtttgatatattttgatgacaagtactttttgttggtcatattatatcgggtaaaaatcacccggcattagtgattgtgttactatttatagcgatagtgttctagggttaaggtgtcgcggataaatacaacaaaataaaacaagtaccggtaccgaaaaaaagaagatttattcataacacacgtgaaaagacccaggaaaaccgagttaacgatagaaacgataacaaaataacgctgaaaaccgataaaaaccctgaaaaccatacatttcacacctgagcctcaactctcgcggcctggtaccaaacgactcacggaccggtaccggtccgaggcccgggggttggggaccactggttTAGACAATTCATGACGTGCTTTCCAGGAAATTggacttatttatttcaaaaacaTGCACACTCTTACTTGCAATCCCTCTCAGGAGGAATCATGCAGATTTAGTTGCATGAAGTTCATAAAATACAATCACAAACATGAACTAATAGTCAGCAACATCTGACAATTTCAAGTCACATGAACAGTGTAATCCATAGGGTGTCACTGACTTGATGGCAGAAAAGCTCACAAATGCACTGCTGCTTAATGGTTGAGTTATTCTGTTGATTTATCAGTTTAAATATATGACTAAACACTAAAGACTGACTTTCAATCCAACAATGGCACTAACTAAGGGGCGATTTGAAAACAAATGTGATACTGGTAATCACTTGTGaaatatatttaatgataatATGTAAGTAATGACTCATAAAAGCCCTATATGTGTCATTTTCTTCCTTATCTTGCCTGcatggctttttaaaaattattatagttttacagtttgtgtgagtgtgtgtcagggTCCCTCTGTACCCCCTCGCTGATCCCAAGATAAGCCCCTTAAGCTCAACTAAGCTGTGGACCTTAGCAAACGCAGTTGTCTGTTGAACCTTTTAACCCCTAGCATCAGAATGCGGGCCCCATCACTGCTCTTTACTGCTCCACCATTCATCATTCCATCACACTGAGAGCTCGAGCTTTGTGAGGGCAGTTAAGCTCATGTATAAAGCAGCTTCCTCTGTCCTGCATTCCTTTGAACAGTCAGAGCTGCATCCACTGGGTCAAAGGTATGTCAGCAGGGAAATGGGTCATCAGAGATGCCGTGAAACACTGACTCCTGATCATAAGTCATACCAAGGAGCTTGTTTAGCTTGTGAGCAAGACAACTTTATGTACACAGAGCAGATTTAGGACTCTTGACTTTGCCATTCAGAATATCGGCTATTATTTCAGTTTGCTTGtggtatttagttttttttggaTCATCTAATTTATTAAGCAGGTATGAGCCACTGCAGACTGATCAGATAATTGTATAGTTAATGACTTTATTCTCTCCTCCTGCAGGACCAATGTTCTTCCTGAGCTGCTTCAGTTTTGTAGTTGGAATTGCAATACTCTACTATTACGGAGGTGAGTCGTGGCACAAAAAGTGAGAGGGACACAGACTTGAGacttactttacttactttgATCATGTTCAACATTTCAAAACACACCCTCCATACACACAAAACTCAGTTTTTTTGCTCTTCTTTATAGACACAGAGGGTGAAGCCTTGAGATGCACTGGAGTGTTTCTTCACTGCTCTGCTGTAAGACTGAGTAAAGATGCTAgagatgttttcatttcataTGGAGAAGTTGGAAAgtagaaaaaatgaaaacatcacggcaatgagaagaagaagccaTGAAAACTGTCTTTTTTCTGTGCCAAACTCATAATTTTCCTAAACCTCACATACTAATTTATGCACGAAATTACTAATTGGAGGAATGTAACTTGACCTGACACATTCTGTCACAAATTCTCACAGTGTACATCTGAAATGGCAGAACTATGCAACATTCTTCCAGAGTACTTGTATGTATGATTCTTGCCTGGATTTCATGTTTGTAGATAGCtatgaatttcatttttttaaactaaaatgcTTAAAGCATAATAATAACCAAGTGTAACTGTGCAGCTGCACTCCCACAAAGCTGTTTTCACTTACTAAAGACTGAGTCGGTTGTTTGGGTGCAACAAACCCAAGAGCGGGGGCAATGAAGTGTATTTTGAGGAGAGCTGCAAGTAGGAGCACCTGTGTGGGTCGGCTCTTGGTTTGCACTTAATTTAACAACTTGAATTTTTCATTGCTCCATTTATTAACACATTTCACaacaaagattttctttttttttttaaatacacaacaAATACATGTATGATCACACCTTAGCCCACTTCCAG from the Pelmatolapia mariae isolate MD_Pm_ZW linkage group LG20, Pm_UMD_F_2, whole genome shotgun sequence genome contains:
- the LOC134619035 gene encoding caspase recruitment domain-containing protein 19-like isoform X1 — its product is MSDTDGYQEQLQSDSQFLCSDQRMDTELVDRLVLQLNRIYPQILSDKEAHRFRNLSVPTKVRLADLLKHLHRNGEEACHEFYRALHIHTEDIYSSLPSRVREREVADSKCTNDKTVRQERYVLNDRGPMFFLSCFSFVVGIAILYYYGDTEGEALRCTGVFLHCSAVRLSKDARDVFISYGEVGK
- the LOC134619035 gene encoding caspase recruitment domain-containing protein 19-like isoform X2 yields the protein MDTELVDRLVLQLNRIYPQILSDKEAHRFRNLSVPTKVRLADLLKHLHRNGEEACHEFYRALHIHTEDIYSSLPSRVREREVADSKCTNDKTVRQERYVLNDRGPMFFLSCFSFVVGIAILYYYGDTEGEALRCTGVFLHCSAVRLSKDARDVFISYGEVGK